One segment of Rickettsiales bacterium Ac37b DNA contains the following:
- a CDS encoding Ribonuclease D, whose protein sequence is MGLYIPRDRLCLLQLSDGNGDAHLIKFDNKGYNVPNLKQLLLDESRCKIFHFARFDLAIIKYYLNIAIQNIYCTKIASRLARTYTDTHGLRDLCRDMLSVQISKQQQSSDWGEASLIKEQLEYAANDVLYLHSLRAKLNNILIRENRMELAESCFKFLPTRIELDLEGWAELDIFAH, encoded by the coding sequence ATGGGATTATATATTCCAAGAGACAGACTGTGTCTATTACAATTATCGGATGGAAATGGGGACGCTCATTTAATAAAATTTGATAATAAAGGTTATAATGTACCTAATTTAAAACAATTATTATTAGATGAAAGCAGATGTAAAATATTTCATTTTGCACGTTTTGACTTAGCAATTATTAAATATTATTTAAATATTGCTATTCAAAATATTTATTGTACTAAAATTGCTTCTCGTTTAGCCAGAACTTATACAGATACTCATGGATTACGTGATTTATGTAGGGATATGCTTTCAGTACAAATATCGAAACAGCAACAATCTTCAGATTGGGGAGAGGCAAGCCTTATTAAGGAACAGTTAGAGTATGCAGCTAATGATGTATTATATTTGCACAGTTTACGTGCTAAATTAAATAATATTTTAATACGTGAAAATCGTATGGAACTTGCAGAATCTTGTTTTAAATTTTTACCCACTAGAATAGAATTGGATTTAGAAGGGTGGGCAGAATTAGATATATTTGCTCATTAA
- the kdsD gene encoding Arabinose 5-phosphate isomerase KdsD gives MVEKLKLHYNNLSSESSKDLEIARKVIADEINGLQALSQLTLNAEFIAAVNMIYTVQGRIIFSGMGKSGHIARKIAATFASTGTPAMFVHPAEASHGDLGMITPKDVLILFSNSGETTELKPLVYYAKRFNIALIAIVSKQESSLAEASDIALILPDKPEASFIEAPTTSTTMMLALGDALAIVLLEKRGFKREDFQVFHPGGKLGASFIKVKDIMYKGKDIPLITSDSIMSKALIVITEKRLGCVGVVNNKDELIGIITDGDLRRHMSQDLLNLSVKDVMTTHLITIDTNSLVVEALKCMNEKSITVLFVVDKLKQPIGVIHIHDCLNVGVK, from the coding sequence ATGGTAGAAAAGTTGAAATTACATTATAATAACCTCTCTAGTGAGTCAAGTAAGGATCTAGAAATCGCTCGTAAAGTTATAGCTGATGAGATAAATGGATTGCAAGCCTTATCCCAATTAACCTTAAACGCAGAATTTATAGCAGCAGTAAATATGATCTATACAGTACAAGGTAGGATTATATTTAGTGGTATGGGTAAAAGTGGTCATATAGCACGTAAAATTGCTGCTACTTTTGCATCAACGGGCACACCTGCAATGTTTGTACATCCTGCAGAAGCTAGTCATGGTGATTTAGGTATGATTACTCCTAAAGATGTTTTAATTTTATTTTCAAACTCAGGTGAAACTACTGAATTAAAACCATTAGTATATTATGCTAAGAGATTTAATATAGCCTTAATAGCTATTGTCAGTAAACAAGAATCAAGTTTAGCAGAGGCATCTGATATTGCTCTGATATTACCAGATAAACCTGAAGCTTCTTTTATTGAAGCTCCTACTACTTCTACTACTATGATGCTTGCACTAGGAGATGCATTAGCAATAGTGTTGCTTGAAAAAAGAGGTTTTAAGCGGGAAGACTTTCAAGTTTTTCATCCTGGAGGTAAACTGGGTGCATCATTTATTAAAGTTAAAGATATTATGTATAAAGGTAAGGATATACCGCTAATTACTTCTGATAGCATAATGTCTAAGGCGTTAATTGTGATAACTGAAAAGCGCTTAGGATGTGTAGGGGTAGTTAATAACAAGGATGAATTAATAGGTATTATTACTGATGGCGATTTAAGAAGACATATGTCTCAAGACTTATTGAATTTAAGTGTGAAAGATGTCATGACTACTCATTTAATTACCATAGATACCAATAGTTTAGTAGTAGAAGCATTAAAATGTATGAACGAAAAATCTATCACAGTATTATTTGTGGTGGATAAATTAAAGCAACCAATAGGTGTAATTCACATCCATGATTGTTTAAATGTAGGGGTTAAATGA
- the exbD gene encoding Biopolymer transport protein exbD, protein MGASLNNITNKRRRHQLTAEINITPLVDVMLVLLIIFMVTSPMLVAGIKVDLPETNSAPISGQDEPISIDIDTSGNAYIQGNKIAINELEAKLKAITKAKYDTRIFIRGDKNVDYGKVMHVVGTINLAGFNKVALITAIKPTTSNKHKI, encoded by the coding sequence ATGGGTGCTAGCCTAAATAATATTACTAATAAAAGAAGAAGGCATCAGCTTACGGCAGAGATTAATATTACCCCTTTAGTTGATGTAATGTTAGTGTTATTAATTATTTTTATGGTTACTTCTCCTATGCTTGTGGCTGGGATTAAAGTTGATTTACCGGAAACAAACTCTGCCCCTATATCAGGACAAGATGAGCCTATTTCGATAGATATAGATACATCAGGTAATGCTTATATACAAGGTAATAAGATTGCTATAAATGAGTTAGAAGCTAAGTTAAAAGCAATTACTAAAGCAAAATATGATACTAGAATTTTTATCAGAGGTGATAAAAATGTGGATTATGGCAAAGTAATGCATGTAGTAGGAACAATTAATTTAGCAGGTTTTAATAAAGTAGCTTTAATTACAGCAATTAAACCCACTACTTCTAATAAGCATAAAATATAA
- a CDS encoding hypothetical protein (Lipopolysaccharide-assembly, LptC-related) gives MRVMRGLNYSYFVMISKILCVFCAVSFAFLTVILSVYGSPVKHVKIDLTAKQHNSDNMSKLMHKPRFYGVNADKEIYSVHAGQAEEQDVNTILLTKINGEFTTKNNTILNVCSKSGKWLQDSKILLLSGSVNLSYEGTNISSELATIDVNQYTITSNHDTKVTSQKISILSKGFTLLQKEKKVIFDGPVKTIIYNNS, from the coding sequence ATGAGAGTTATGCGGGGATTAAACTATTCTTATTTTGTAATGATTAGCAAGATTTTATGTGTATTTTGTGCGGTGTCATTTGCTTTCTTAACAGTTATTTTGTCTGTTTATGGGTCTCCTGTAAAACACGTTAAAATAGACTTAACTGCAAAACAACATAATAGTGATAATATGTCAAAATTAATGCATAAACCTAGGTTTTATGGTGTGAATGCTGATAAAGAAATATATTCGGTCCACGCTGGACAAGCAGAAGAACAAGATGTAAATACTATATTACTTACAAAAATAAATGGAGAGTTTACGACAAAAAATAATACTATACTTAATGTATGCTCAAAGAGTGGTAAATGGTTACAAGATTCTAAAATATTATTGTTATCAGGATCAGTAAATTTGTCTTATGAGGGTACTAATATATCATCAGAATTAGCAACTATAGATGTTAATCAATATACTATTACCAGTAATCATGATACTAAAGTGACTAGTCAAAAAATTTCCATATTATCTAAAGGTTTTACTTTATTGCAAAAAGAAAAAAAGGTTATATTTGATGGACCAGTTAAAACTATTATATATAATAACTCCTAG
- the exbB gene encoding Biopolymer transport protein exbB produces the protein MNETIIKTTEIAGNISATDVSIFGLINNADMVVKLVILLLCLSSLWSWSIIFNKLSMFFTLKNKTVKFEKLFWSGQLLENLYIRLKNRSDHPLANIFIAVMLEWNRPIKGIVVAHSIKERITKIMDLICDREMEKIEQGLNILAIIGSSAPFLGLFGTVWGIMHSFQSIAASKNTTLAVVAPGIAEALLATAIGLFAAIPALLFYNVLSNKTNLFYNKMLDFSSELSLILSREFDQEAK, from the coding sequence ATGAATGAAACAATAATAAAAACCACTGAAATTGCAGGTAATATTTCGGCTACCGATGTTTCCATATTTGGGTTGATTAATAATGCAGATATGGTAGTAAAGTTGGTAATTTTGCTTTTGTGTTTATCCTCATTATGGTCATGGTCTATTATTTTTAATAAATTATCAATGTTTTTTACCCTGAAAAATAAAACGGTGAAATTTGAAAAATTGTTTTGGTCAGGGCAATTATTAGAGAATCTATATATAAGATTAAAGAACCGTAGTGATCATCCACTGGCAAATATATTTATTGCTGTAATGCTTGAGTGGAATAGGCCTATTAAAGGTATTGTTGTAGCGCACTCTATTAAAGAGAGGATTACAAAAATCATGGATTTGATTTGTGATAGAGAGATGGAGAAGATAGAGCAAGGATTAAATATTTTAGCTATTATAGGTTCTAGTGCTCCTTTCCTTGGCCTATTTGGGACTGTATGGGGTATTATGCATAGTTTTCAATCTATTGCTGCTTCCAAGAATACTACTCTTGCAGTGGTGGCACCTGGTATTGCAGAAGCTTTATTGGCTACTGCTATAGGGTTATTTGCAGCTATACCTGCTTTATTATTTTATAATGTATTATCTAATAAAACTAATTTATTTTATAATAAAATGTTGGATTTTTCATCTGAACTATCCTTAATATTGTCACGCGAATTTGATCAGGAAGCAAAGTAA
- a CDS encoding Flp pilus assembly protein, secretin CpaC, which yields MHKNLISLVCAVVTMFLVTDIAIAKATKPHNTNNSSLSYIINSMLPKENIEVKQVRNSIVLSGTASSSEIADKAEKLAKEYIANNGKVLNFMKIKNTQQVMLRVKVGEIIGNNLSSSQTDNLGFDDLEQRGLIKLVAEPNLVAISGEKAEFLSGGEFPVPTSQKDGIVSVDYKSYGIKLSFLPIVLSPNRIRLNVEQETSELSKNGTVQISGITIPAVTSRRAKTTIELAPGEGFMIAGLVKDELKHNRRFSNELVISVTPYLVDPVTRKNIRFPTNDRYIPTQLEKKFIEKVSNTNNIQVNTADAIELEGPIGFIAE from the coding sequence ATGCATAAGAATCTTATAAGCTTAGTATGTGCTGTCGTCACTATGTTTTTAGTTACAGACATAGCAATTGCTAAAGCTACAAAACCACATAATACTAACAATAGTTCTTTATCTTATATTATTAATTCTATGCTTCCTAAAGAAAATATTGAAGTAAAGCAAGTACGAAATTCTATAGTATTATCCGGTACTGCAAGTAGTTCCGAAATTGCAGATAAAGCAGAAAAATTGGCTAAAGAATATATAGCAAATAACGGTAAAGTTTTAAATTTTATGAAAATCAAAAATACACAACAAGTTATGTTGCGTGTAAAAGTTGGAGAAATCATAGGTAATAATCTTAGCTCCTCTCAAACAGACAATTTAGGATTTGATGATCTAGAACAACGTGGTTTAATCAAATTAGTTGCAGAACCAAATCTAGTTGCAATTTCTGGTGAAAAAGCAGAATTTTTGTCTGGGGGAGAATTTCCTGTACCTACATCCCAAAAAGATGGTATAGTTTCTGTAGATTATAAATCTTACGGCATAAAATTAAGTTTTTTGCCAATCGTTTTATCTCCTAACAGAATTCGTCTAAATGTTGAACAGGAAACTTCTGAATTAAGCAAAAATGGTACTGTTCAGATATCTGGTATTACTATACCTGCAGTTACTTCAAGAAGAGCCAAAACCACTATTGAACTTGCTCCTGGTGAAGGATTTATGATAGCTGGTTTAGTAAAAGATGAGCTAAAACATAATCGTAGATTCAGTAATGAGCTAGTAATTTCTGTTACTCCTTACTTGGTAGATCCTGTAACAAGGAAAAATATTAGATTTCCTACAAATGATAGATATATACCTACGCAGCTAGAGAAGAAATTTATCGAAAAAGTGAGTAATACAAATAATATTCAAGTCAATACAGCAGATGCTATTGAATTAGAAGGTCCTATAGGTTTTATTGCGGAGTAA
- the ndk gene encoding Nucleoside diphosphate kinase — MTELTLSIIKPDATRRNIIGKIVTRFEDAGLKIVAQRMLHMTKDQASSFYIIHKDRPFYSSLIEFMTSGPIVVQILSGENAVQRNREIMGATNPSEAAVGTIRKDFAENIEANSVHGSDSLENAKQEIDFFFKPHEIMV, encoded by the coding sequence ATGACAGAACTTACATTATCAATTATAAAGCCTGATGCCACAAGACGTAATATTATAGGTAAAATTGTAACACGTTTTGAAGATGCCGGATTAAAAATAGTTGCACAAAGAATGCTACATATGACTAAAGATCAAGCTTCATCTTTTTATATAATACATAAAGATCGTCCTTTTTATAGTTCTTTAATAGAATTTATGACTTCAGGCCCTATTGTAGTACAGATATTATCAGGAGAAAATGCTGTCCAACGTAACAGAGAAATTATGGGAGCTACTAATCCAAGTGAAGCGGCTGTGGGTACAATTAGAAAAGATTTTGCTGAAAATATTGAAGCTAATTCAGTGCATGGCTCCGATAGTTTAGAAAATGCCAAACAAGAAATAGATTTCTTTTTTAAACCGCATGAAATTATGGTTTAA
- a CDS encoding Septum formation initiator: MHISTKFKYKLYIFTFITTITVLSSYFIYHAINGERGILAFIRLTHLTNKTNIELENVRAERIVLEHKVNLMRSESLDLDLLDEQARKILGYSDANEIVYIKPNTSAHKFLH; this comes from the coding sequence ATGCATATAAGTACTAAATTTAAATACAAATTGTATATTTTCACCTTCATTACAACTATTACCGTACTTTCTAGCTATTTCATATATCATGCCATTAATGGAGAACGTGGTATTTTAGCATTTATCAGATTGACACATCTAACTAATAAAACTAATATAGAATTAGAAAATGTTAGAGCTGAACGTATAGTTTTAGAGCATAAAGTTAATTTAATGAGATCAGAATCTTTAGATTTGGATTTACTAGATGAACAAGCCCGTAAAATACTAGGCTATTCAGATGCAAACGAAATCGTTTATATCAAACCAAATACTTCTGCACATAAATTTTTGCATTAA
- a CDS encoding lipopolysaccharide transport periplasmic protein LptA has product MDQLKLLYIITPRMKFGLLLILILLNVATAAEMKSNEAIEILSDTLVLDQEKKLATFVGNVKAIQGDLNLAADKMIAYYINTKDNKWVISKISAIGNVTIIDNNQKARGDTGEYNAIKETLELYGSVILTKDDNVLKGNKLVYNIQTGYSKIYSTNTDSKDDKGRVKAILIPKKQ; this is encoded by the coding sequence ATGGACCAGTTAAAACTATTATATATAATAACTCCTAGAATGAAATTCGGTTTATTATTAATACTTATTTTATTGAATGTAGCAACTGCAGCGGAAATGAAGAGTAATGAAGCTATTGAAATATTATCTGATACATTGGTGCTTGATCAGGAAAAAAAGCTTGCAACATTTGTAGGTAATGTAAAAGCAATACAAGGGGATTTAAATTTGGCAGCTGATAAAATGATTGCTTACTATATAAATACAAAAGATAATAAGTGGGTGATTTCTAAAATATCAGCTATTGGTAATGTAACTATAATTGATAATAATCAAAAAGCACGAGGTGATACTGGAGAATATAATGCTATTAAAGAAACGCTAGAATTATATGGATCAGTTATACTGACTAAAGATGATAATGTATTAAAAGGTAATAAATTGGTATATAATATTCAAACTGGGTATAGCAAGATATATAGTACAAATACAGACAGTAAGGATGATAAAGGACGAGTGAAAGCTATATTAATCCCTAAAAAACAGTAA
- the lptB gene encoding Lipopolysaccharide export system ATP-binding protein LptB, whose amino-acid sequence MRNFSSMQDGFIAYNIGKKYGNRTVIKDISISLNQGEAVGLLGPNGAGKTTCFYMMSGLIKPDSGNIMLNKKDITTLPMYRRARLGISYLPQESSIFRGLSVEDNILSILEISESDTEKRHIRLNNLLSEFSIEHLRRSPAIALSGGERRRVEIARALATNPKFILLDEPLAGIDPIAVNDIKELIMHLKDRNIGVLITDHNVRETLEIVDRVYIIHEGIILMSGNVEDILANENVRNVYLGEDFTL is encoded by the coding sequence ATGCGTAACTTTAGTAGTATGCAAGATGGCTTTATTGCGTATAATATAGGTAAAAAATACGGCAATAGAACAGTAATAAAAGATATTAGTATTAGCCTTAATCAAGGAGAAGCAGTTGGATTGTTGGGTCCCAATGGTGCTGGTAAAACCACGTGTTTTTATATGATGAGCGGTTTAATTAAGCCTGATAGTGGTAATATTATGCTAAATAAGAAAGATATTACCACATTACCAATGTATAGACGTGCACGTTTAGGTATAAGTTATTTGCCGCAAGAATCTTCAATTTTTCGTGGATTAAGTGTAGAAGATAATATTTTATCTATACTAGAAATATCTGAATCTGATACCGAAAAAAGACATATAAGATTAAATAATCTTTTATCGGAATTTTCTATTGAGCATTTAAGGCGTAGCCCTGCTATTGCATTATCAGGTGGAGAGCGTCGTAGAGTTGAAATTGCACGTGCTCTTGCCACTAATCCTAAATTTATTTTATTGGACGAGCCTTTAGCAGGTATTGATCCTATAGCTGTTAACGATATTAAAGAATTAATTATGCATTTAAAAGATAGAAATATAGGTGTATTGATAACAGACCATAATGTAAGGGAAACTTTGGAGATAGTAGATAGAGTCTATATTATACATGAAGGTATAATATTAATGAGTGGTAATGTAGAAGATATACTTGCAAATGAAAATGTACGTAATGTATATTTGGGCGAAGATTTTACATTATAG
- a CDS encoding Acetyltransferase (GNAT) family protein codes for MGVKLVCKNTNYELSSTSDIKVQIIKEFKGSDLEDLCDSAIATMHDSYGFSMGFNVNLTSDYTTILENYFRGVLLVPERILIVARMDNVIAGSIQLLKPFPNNYTTSFAGSIESHFVAPWARGHGLAKHLLDKAEELAHDFNLSIIKLSVNVTHEAAIKLYENSGYQKWGTLEKHELIGNTLVAGNYYYKNL; via the coding sequence ATGGGAGTGAAGCTTGTTTGTAAAAATACAAATTATGAATTGTCTTCTACTTCTGACATTAAGGTTCAAATTATTAAAGAATTTAAAGGTTCTGATCTAGAAGATTTATGTGATTCAGCAATTGCTACTATGCATGATAGCTATGGTTTTAGCATGGGATTTAATGTTAATTTAACCTCTGATTATACAACTATTCTAGAAAATTATTTTCGTGGAGTATTATTAGTACCAGAACGTATATTAATAGTGGCTAGAATGGATAATGTTATAGCTGGCTCAATTCAACTTCTTAAGCCCTTCCCTAATAATTATACTACATCTTTTGCTGGATCTATAGAAAGCCACTTTGTAGCGCCATGGGCTAGAGGTCATGGTTTAGCAAAACATCTTTTAGATAAAGCAGAAGAACTAGCACATGATTTTAATTTATCAATCATTAAATTAAGTGTTAATGTTACCCATGAGGCTGCTATAAAATTATATGAAAATTCTGGTTACCAAAAATGGGGAACTTTAGAAAAACATGAGCTAATAGGTAATACCTTAGTAGCAGGCAATTATTATTACAAAAATTTATAA